The DNA region TCGTCGACATACTTGAGCGAATCATCCGACTGGGAAGAAATCTGCCCCGTCAACCGATCCCTCATCTTGATCATGGCGTCCTTTAACTGCTGAAGCGCCTTCGCGTCAACAGGCGAGACGCGCAAGGGGCGTGATTCGGTTTTGGATGCGGAGACCTTGACAGGAGCAGCCTTTCCAGCGACAGGCTTCACCGCTGCTTTGGATGTGGGCGCAGGTTTTGACACGGGTTTCTTGGAACTTACCACCGGCTTGGCAACGGGTTTGACAGTCTTTTTAACTGCAACCCCTTTAGCTTCAACCGATTTTTTCAGCACTTTTCTTGTCTTAACTGCTTTATTTACCATAAGTCAATAACACCCTTTCAACCCAGTTCAACCTTTATTCCCGCAGAAAAAAGCACGCCTAGATATCAAACGGTTCCTGCGCTGTCAATCTTCCCCTCAGGTTCCTTTGGCCCAGGCGAGAATATCTTCTGAAAGAGCCCCAACTTCAACAATGCGACATTTCTCATTTCCCTTATCGCCGGGAATTTCAAGTTCATCCCCACCCCGATGGCCCGTGAGGACTTTGCCCAACTTACTGCTACAGGAAATAATCCCTTTTTCCGTATCCTGATCCCATTCGCCCAGAATACTGAATGTATTTTTCTGACCGTTTTCAA from bacterium includes:
- a CDS encoding TraR/DksA C4-type zinc finger protein yields the protein MVNKAVKTRKVLKKSVEAKGVAVKKTVKPVAKPVVSSKKPVSKPAPTSKAAVKPVAGKAAPVKVSASKTESRPLRVSPVDAKALQQLKDAMIKMRDRLTGQISSQSDDSLKYVDDTSSEDRTDDFDKEFALTLVSSEHDSIFEIDNALRRIAEGNYGFCDGCGCAIEKPRLHALPFARMCIRCQSEQEKGRTRFRPFGDTLAQGVEQTPEVTEPEEAE